Below is a window of Bacteroidota bacterium DNA.
AACCGTGAGGCGGATGGCGTCGAATAACTGCTCAATGGTTTCTTCTTCCATGGAACCCGAGAGTTTATAATGTTTCAACTGTTCATCCTTGAAAGAGATATTCACATCATACAATCTTTC
It encodes the following:
- a CDS encoding DUF4974 domain-containing protein, which encodes ERLYDVNISFKDEQLKHYKLSGSMEEETIEQLFDAIRLTVPMNYTINHKEVILSLNKQLKEGYEKLLKR